A section of the Bombus fervidus isolate BK054 chromosome 9, iyBomFerv1, whole genome shotgun sequence genome encodes:
- the Cad89d gene encoding cadherin 89D isoform X2 has translation MTRSGEKLPSISSVLRWFTLATFLVVVDRLDLATGCQFYPIGEYLKFVRVPENLAKGTEILSLEAHPRNHISIMPVDKDEDARFFTHRETNRTHVSLVLAQSLEDLVDAEMPRNLLKFRVVCDYSDGGDSLVTSHLSVTVYVEDINDHAPQFVDAPYHVTVDELTPVGVTIFRGIHAVDGDKPNTPNSDVHYAIVKGNEQGKFSLESGHRTALILRKPVDYDNGDREFTLVIAATDRGVPARSTNTTVKITILDNDDLDPKFTRDVYKAKIYEFYPMPEYPIFKQINFSTPIQATDCDRNINMSVRYDIISGNERGFFHLDPKNATLFLKRPIDLDAERNLPSNTFILQIHASQVDNPLKTAGARVEVEVLDLNDNLPEFEVDLYNISIVENLPNGFSVLQVIARDKDQDENGQFDYELRDPSGAFSVDAKSGWLTVKDQSVLDREKRDHLRMKVVAIERKPSVVLRNGSRKTDGSSVDVEVTLLDANDNNPIFVPGNLYELVAKTDYKVGTVLGQVYAVDDDLGPNGMVRYRLQKPGNSTTRTPPFMVDEITGMITVAESPILEGRHAIFVEAADQPANPSERRFSLAVVTVDVFRSNGPESLEPDFVGAPYEFWVGANVAVGTSVGQIRLNDAVKTNDLIYDLLHSYEEGVPFAVEERSGTITVVEEIERFDRLTYDFEAIVTDERDLMLITNVSIHVVDPNDERGIFTKGTTTAPLVFHAKENVAGAYIGQVLPQNGTGAATAGTRFFIVNQQDVPDISITEDGALYAPKGLDRETRQNYSITVIAESPRGVGVFQVSVIVLDENDHAPEFTMPLYEGRILENSPAGTKVNLSIPIAATDKDEGVNRNFVFSLHGEGSELFRIHPTTGLVYFEGIDDRTLDREVKANYSFTIVAKDSGGLTSEARLKIIVTDVNDNPPSFIRMIVLPDQGVRVSNEPDTEASFEGNDVLDTSELGAGNQPPNSRRSPLLLVPENATIGAPIIRLLAEDKDEGTNAAITYSLGNETTSGDDVKSRRFDTTNRRYFHLDPRSAEISVARGLPAEKSIRLFVLAKDSGRLSDNITVRIHVVDVNDHAPIFDKSWYTFDVPEGSYAGYDLGTVRAIDADFGVNANVSYEAVSGNESLEDPANVSRIFNVAPYEGIIRVTGVLDRETAATHRLVVMARDNGSPRLSSTVEVEVNVLDVNDNPPMFYNYHEIEKSENGDLVPVYHASIFENSPIGSQVIKVYANDSDFAGNGNGLILFDLSHQGQPEKQYFAIDSKEGVITTIANLDYETRKSHRLLVTASDLGSPVSLTSTAVVIVTVLNVDDDEEDAENEVQKTPSFRHRYYEVEIEENVPVPILVAQLDLADGQQNEHTRYSIVADDTKAREHFSIDPKNGSLYLMTDVDREVNDRYEAKVRVDRVKIGRGMPVMIYPVVGERLNGLAPNEARVVVRVKDVNDNAPRFKSKGRPILAAIPTTAHYGYEVVKVEAEDPDEGANAEIRYQILGREDAPRFAIDPLSGQVRSVASFGRDTGRVFGFDVKATDRRGAENGRSSIANVFVYVLDDQKQVVMVVGRRPIDIEPQLENITAILQNVTGLDVRVRKLEPHIERNLIDTTSTDVYLYAIDPHLNVMIDMDTLHDVFNTKKTEIKRELDEYDVLDIAGSSPRRGNHRYLLSTLEVGAVVLGCVVFVGALVTALCVTCVRRNKRRREKAMFSTTSPIGFALADPAATLQKPPLFPTFVDGLHYDPEPFCTDMPRRQSICEHGANCARFHAEREQHTARRGIEQSRDRKGIPICFAMSMLERQGGGCRMGGCSKHAGRTTGTPKGLEASATSLHSSGQDSGIVARASCHCSHSSSPSSGESSNGYEDSLKSLQRRERGNDMSRSNHEISNAIGRRGNQATSKRRQRFNSFSNGESVYSQEMTLQREQRCCVGTEKRRKNDGTTREHRRAHSEAENNITETVIHEHPGTEISLSSSLQNTSTLHGGLSRSTHMLY, from the exons ATGACGCGATCAGGGGAAAAGCTTCCTTCGATTTCGTCGGTACTCCGCTGGTTTACCTTGGCGACGTTCCTGGTGGTCGTCGACCGTCTTGATCTTGCGACAG GGTGCCAGTTTTACCCGATAGGAGAGTATCTGAAGTTTGTTAGAGTACCGGAAAATCTAGCTAAAGGCACGGAAATTCTATCGCTAGAAGCTCATCCGAGAAATCATATTTCAATAATGCCAGTCGATAAA GACGAAGACGCTCGTTTCTTCACGCACAGGGAGACCAATAGGACGCACGTCTCTCTAGTGCTGGCCCAGTCTTTGGAAGACCTGGTGGACGCGGAGATGCCTAGAAATCTGCTCAAGTTCCGCGTCGTCTGCGATTACTCCGATGGCGGCGATTCCTTG GTGACGTCCCACCTGTCAGTGACGGTCTACGTGGAAGACATAAACGATCATGCTCCGCAGTTTGTCGATGCGCCTTATCACGTAACCGTGGACGAGCTTACTCCAGTTG GCGTGACGATATTTCGTGGGATTCACGCGGTCGACGGAGACAAGCCGAACACGCCGAACAGCGACGTGCACTACGCGATAGTGAAAGGCAACGAGCAGGGCAAATTTTCACTCGAATCCGGCCACAGAACCGCTCTCATACTCCGTAAACCGGTAGACTACGACAACGGTGACCGCGAGTTCACGTTGGTTATCGCGGCTACG GATCGAGGAGTGCCAGCTAGGAGTACCAACACGACCGTCAAAATCACGATATTGGACAACGATGATCTGGATCCCAAGTTCACCAGGGACGTGTACAAAGCAAAGATTTACGAGTTCTATCCGATGCCG GAATACCCGATCTTCAAACAGATCAACTTCTCCACACCGATACAAGCTACCGACTGCGACAGGAACATAAACATGTCCGTGCGGTATGACATAATATCTGGCAACGAACGCGGTTTCTTTCACTTGGACCCAAAGAACGCTACCCTGTTCCTCAAACGTCCGATCGATCTGGACGCCGAACGGAATCTACCATCCAACACTTTCATTCTACAAATTCATGCTTCCCAAGTGGACAACCCCCTGAAGACTGCGGGTGCTCGCGTCGAGGTGGAAGTTCTAGACCTAAACGACAATCTTCCCGAATTCGAGGTGGACCTGTATAATATCAGCATCGTAGAGAATCTGCCGAATGGCTTCAGTGTGTTGCAAGTGATCGCGCGTGACAAGGACCAAGACGAGAATGGACAGTTCGATTACGAACTTCGAGATCCGTCCGGTGCCTTCTCAGTCGACGCTAAATCCGGCTGGTTAACGGTGAAGGACCAGTCGGTTCTCGATCGAGAGAAGCGCGATCATCTGCGAATGAAGGTGGTGGCGATCGAGAGAAAACCTAGCGTGGTTTTACGCAACGGGTCGCGGAAAACGGATGGTTCTTCGGTGGACGTCGAGGTGACATTGCTCGACGCCAATGACAACAATCCGATCTTCGTGCCTGGCAATCTCTACGAGTTGGTTGCTAAAACGGACTATAAAGTGGGCACGGTGCTTGGCCAGGTGTACGCGGTCGACGACGACCTGGGACCCAATGGCATGGTAAGATACAGGTTGCAGAAACCGGGCAACTCGACGACTCGCACGCCACCGTTCATGGTGGATGAAATCACCGGTATGATTACGGTCGCCGAGAGTCCGATCCTCGAGGGAAGACACGCGATCTTCGTCGAGGCGGCGGATCAACCGGCGAATCCGAGCGAGAGGAGATTCTCCCTGGCTGTGGTTACCGTGGATGTTTTCAGATCGAACG GGCCGGAATCGCTCGAGCCGGACTTCGTAGGGGCTCCTTATGAATTTTGGGTCGGTGCCAATGTGGCAGTCGGTACTAGCGTCGGTCAGATACGTTTGAACGACGCCGTAAAGACCAACGACCTGATCTACGATCTTCTACACAGCTACGAGGAGGGTG TCCCGTTTGCCGTGGAGGAGCGTTCCGGAACGATCACCGTGGTCGAGGAGATCGAACGATTCGATAGATTGACCTACGACTTCGAAGCGATCGTGACAGACGAAAGAGATCTCATGTTGATTACTAACGTGTCCATCCACGTGGTAGACCCTAACGACGAACGAGGCATCTTTACGAA GGGAACGACCACCGCTCCTTTGGTGTTCCACGCGAAGGAGAACGTAGCTGGTGCGTACATCGGGCAAGTGCTTCCCCAGAATGGGACCGGCGCGGCCACTGCTGGCACTCGGTTCTTTATCGTCAATCAGCAGGATGTACCCGACATCTCGATCACGGAGGATGGCGCCCTGTACGCGCCCAAGGGTCTCGATCGCGAGACGAGGCAGAATTACAGCATCACCGTGATTGCAGAGAGTCCACGCGGCGTCGGTGTCTTTCAA GTCAGCGTGATCGTTCTCGACGAGAACGATCATGCGCCAGAATTCACAATGCCACTGTACGAGGGTCGAATTCTGGAGAACAGTCCGGCCGGAACAAAAGTGAACTTATCGATACCTATCGCGGCTACCGACAAAGACGAAGGCGTCAATCGGAACTTTGTCTTTAGTCTTCACGGCGAGGGAAGCGAACTGTTTAGAATTCATCCAACTACGGGTTTAGTGTACTTCGAAGGAATCGATGACCGCACGCTAGACAGGGAAGTGAAAGCAAACTATAGTTTCACGATCGTTGCTAAAGACAGTG GCGGTCTAACATCCGAAGCGCGGCTGAAGATAATAGTAACCGACGTGAACGACAATCCTCCGAGTTTCATCCGAATGATCGTGCTCCCCGATCAAGGTGTTCGCGTGTCGAACGAACCCGATACCGAGGCATCGTTCGAGGGGAACGACGTGCTCGATACGAGCGAGCTTGGTGCCGGAAATCAGCCACCGAACAGCCGTCGTTCGCCTCTTCTTCTCGTGCCAGAGAACGCGACCATCGGCGCGCCGATAATACGCCTGCTCGCGGAGGACAAGGACGAGGGAACAAACGCCGCGATAACGTACAGCCTGGGGAACGAGACGACTTCCGGAGACGATGTAAAGTCACGACGATTCGACACCACCAACCGTAGATACTTTCATTTGGATCCAAGGTCGGCCGAAATATCAGTAGCCAGAGGACTTCCAGCTGAGAAGAGCATTCGGTTGTTCGTTCTAGCCAAAGATTCTGGACGACTGTCTGACAATATCACCGTAAGGATCCACGTGGTAGACGTGAACGATCACGCGCCGATCTTTGACAAGTCTTGGTACACTTTCGACGTGCCGGAAGGAAGTTACGCTGGCTACGATTTGGGCACTGTTCGAGCCATTGATGCAGACTTTGGAGTCAACGCAAACGTCAGTTACGAAGCTGTCTCCGGTAATGAGAGCCTGGAGGATCCTGCGAACGTGTCTAGGATCTTTAACGTAGCTCCTTACGAGGGAATAATTAGAGTGACTGGAGTTTTGGACAGGGAGACTGCAGCTACTCATCGTCTCGTGGTCATGGCTCGTGACAATGGCTCTCCAAGATTAAGTTCTACCGTGGAGGTAGAAGTGAACGTGTTGGATGTCAATGACAATCCACCTATGTTCTACAATTATCACGAAATCGAGAAGAGTGAGAATGGAGATCTCGTACCGGTTTACCACGCATCGATCTTTGAAAACAGTCCCATTGGCAGTCAAGTGATCAAGGTATACGCTAATGATTCGGACTTTGCTGGAAATGGAAATGGGTTGATCCTGTTCGACTTGAGTCATCAAGGACAGCCTGAGAAGCAGTACTTTGCTATCGATAGCAAAGAAGGTGTCATCACGACGATTGCTAATCTGGATTACGAGACTCGAAAGAGTCACAGATTACTGGTCACTGCCAGTGACTTAGGGTCTCCGGTCAGTCTGACATCCACCGCAGTCGTGATCGTTACCGTGTTGAACGTGGACGACGACGAGGAAGATGCGGAGAACGAGGTGCAGAAAACACCCTCTTTTAGACATCGGTATTACGAAGTGGAAATCGAGGAGAACGTTCCGGTGCCGATTTTGGTCGCGCAATTGGATCTAGCCGATGGTCAGCAAAACGAACACACAAG ATACAGCATCGTCGCGGACGACACGAAGGCGCGAGAACACTTCTCGATCGACCCAAAGAACGGCTCGTTGTACCTGATGACAGACGTGGACAGAGAGGTGAACGATCGATACGAGGCGAAGGTCAGGGTCGACAGGGTGAAGATAGGTCGCGGGATGCCCGTGATGATTTACCCGGTTGTTGGCGAAAGATTGAATGGTCTAGCACCTAACGAGGCCAGGGTCGTTGTCAGGGTGAAGGATGTTAACGACAATGCGCCCAGATTCAAATCAAAGGGTCGACCCATCCTCGCCGCGATACCTACCACTGCCCATTATGGGTATGAGGTTGTCAAAGTGGAG GCAGAAGACCCGGACGAGGGAGCAAACGCCGAGATCCGGTATCAAATTCTCGGACGGGAGGACGCGCCACGATTTGCCATTGACCCACTGAGCGGTCAAGTACGATCCGTGGCGAGCTTTGGCCGTGACACTGGACGCGTTTTCGGCTTCGACGTGAAGGCCACCGACAGAAGGGGCGCCGAAAATGGTCGCAGCAGTATCGCCAATGTCTTT GTGTACGTGTTGGATGATCAGAAACAAGTCGTGATGGTTGTTGGTCGGAGACCCATTGATATCGAGCCGCAATTGGAGAACATCACCGC AATACTACAAAATGTGACTGGTTTGGACGTTCGAGTGAGGAAGCTAGAACCACACATCGAAAGAAATCTGATCGATACTACGTC caCCGATGTCTACCTTTATGCGATCGATCCTCATTTAAACGTCATGATAGATATGGATACACTGCACGA CGTGTTCAACACAAAGAAAACGGAGATCAAGCGCGAGTTGGACGAGTACGACGTCCTGGACATTGCCGGAAGCTCTCCGCGTCGGGGTAATCATCGTTACCTACTATCTACCCTGGAAGTGGGTGCGGTAGTGCTTGGCTGTGTCGTCTTTGTCGGTGCCCTCGTTACTGCACTCTGCGTTACATGCGTTCGCAGAAATAAACG ACGTCGAGAGAAAGCGATGTTCTCGACCACCAGTCCGATTGGATTCGCTTTGGCAGATCCGGCAGCCACGCTACAGAAGCCGCCTTTGTTCCCGACCTTCGTCGATGGCCTTCATTACGACCCTGAACCGTTCTGCACCGACATGCCGAGGCGACAGAGCATCTGTGAGCACGGAGCCAATTGTGCCCGCTTCCACGC TGAACGCGAACAACACACGGCTCGCCGTGGAATCGAACAAAGCCGCGACAGAAAG GGAATTCCCATATGTTTCGCGATGTCGATGCTAGAGAGGCAAGGGGGTGGTTGCAGGATGGGCGGTTGTAGTAAGCAC
- the Cad89d gene encoding cadherin 89D isoform X3 → MTRSGEKLPSISSVLRWFTLATFLVVVDRLDLATGCQFYPIGEYLKFVRVPENLAKGTEILSLEAHPRNHISIMPVDKDEDARFFTHRETNRTHVSLVLAQSLEDLVDAEMPRNLLKFRVVCDYSDGGDSLVTSHLSVTVYVEDINDHAPQFVDAPYHVTVDELTPVGVTIFRGIHAVDGDKPNTPNSDVHYAIVKGNEQGKFSLESGHRTALILRKPVDYDNGDREFTLVIAATDRGVPARSTNTTVKITILDNDDLDPKFTRDVYKAKIYEFYPMPEYPIFKQINFSTPIQATDCDRNINMSVRYDIISGNERGFFHLDPKNATLFLKRPIDLDAERNLPSNTFILQIHASQVDNPLKTAGARVEVEVLDLNDNLPEFEVDLYNISIVENLPNGFSVLQVIARDKDQDENGQFDYELRDPSGAFSVDAKSGWLTVKDQSVLDREKRDHLRMKVVAIERKPSVVLRNGSRKTDGSSVDVEVTLLDANDNNPIFVPGNLYELVAKTDYKVGTVLGQVYAVDDDLGPNGMVRYRLQKPGNSTTRTPPFMVDEITGMITVAESPILEGRHAIFVEAADQPANPSERRFSLAVVTVDVFRSNGPESLEPDFVGAPYEFWVGANVAVGTSVGQIRLNDAVKTNDLIYDLLHSYEEGVPFAVEERSGTITVVEEIERFDRLTYDFEAIVTDERDLMLITNVSIHVVDPNDERGIFTKGTTTAPLVFHAKENVAGAYIGQVLPQNGTGAATAGTRFFIVNQQDVPDISITEDGALYAPKGLDRETRQNYSITVIAESPRGVGVFQVSVIVLDENDHAPEFTMPLYEGRILENSPAGTKVNLSIPIAATDKDEGVNRNFVFSLHGEGSELFRIHPTTGLVYFEGIDDRTLDREVKANYSFTIVAKDSGGLTSEARLKIIVTDVNDNPPSFIRMIVLPDQGVRVSNEPDTEASFEGNDVLDTSELGAGNQPPNSRRSPLLLVPENATIGAPIIRLLAEDKDEGTNAAITYSLGNETTSGDDVKSRRFDTTNRRYFHLDPRSAEISVARGLPAEKSIRLFVLAKDSGRLSDNITVRIHVVDVNDHAPIFDKSWYTFDVPEGSYAGYDLGTVRAIDADFGVNANVSYEAVSGNESLEDPANVSRIFNVAPYEGIIRVTGVLDRETAATHRLVVMARDNGSPRLSSTVEVEVNVLDVNDNPPMFYNYHEIEKSENGDLVPVYHASIFENSPIGSQVIKVYANDSDFAGNGNGLILFDLSHQGQPEKQYFAIDSKEGVITTIANLDYETRKSHRLLVTASDLGSPVSLTSTAVVIVTVLNVDDDEEDAENEVQKTPSFRHRYYEVEIEENVPVPILVAQLDLADGQQNEHTRYSIVADDTKAREHFSIDPKNGSLYLMTDVDREVNDRYEAKVRVDRVKIGRGMPVMIYPVVGERLNGLAPNEARVVVRVKDVNDNAPRFKSKGRPILAAIPTTAHYGYEVVKVEAEDPDEGANAEIRYQILGREDAPRFAIDPLSGQVRSVASFGRDTGRVFGFDVKATDRRGAENGRSSIANVFVYVLDDQKQVVMVVGRRPIDIEPQLENITAILQNVTGLDVRVRKLEPHIERNLIDTTSTDVYLYAIDPHLNVMIDMDTLHDVFNTKKTEIKRELDEYDVLDIAGSSPRRGNHRYLLSTLEVGAVVLGCVVFVGALVTALCVTCVRRNKRRRRREKAMFSTTSPIGFALADPAATLQKPPLFPTFVDGLHYDPEPFCTDMPRRQSICEHGANCARFHAMGGCSKHAGRTTGTPKGLEASATSLHSSGQDSGIVARASCHCSHSSSPSSGESSNGYEDSLKSLQRRERGNDMSRSNHEISNAIGRRGNQATSKRRQRFNSFSNGESVYSQEMTLQREQRCCVGTEKRRKNDGTTREHRRAHSEAENNITETVIHEHPGTEISLSSSLQNTSTLHGGLSRSTHMLY, encoded by the exons ATGACGCGATCAGGGGAAAAGCTTCCTTCGATTTCGTCGGTACTCCGCTGGTTTACCTTGGCGACGTTCCTGGTGGTCGTCGACCGTCTTGATCTTGCGACAG GGTGCCAGTTTTACCCGATAGGAGAGTATCTGAAGTTTGTTAGAGTACCGGAAAATCTAGCTAAAGGCACGGAAATTCTATCGCTAGAAGCTCATCCGAGAAATCATATTTCAATAATGCCAGTCGATAAA GACGAAGACGCTCGTTTCTTCACGCACAGGGAGACCAATAGGACGCACGTCTCTCTAGTGCTGGCCCAGTCTTTGGAAGACCTGGTGGACGCGGAGATGCCTAGAAATCTGCTCAAGTTCCGCGTCGTCTGCGATTACTCCGATGGCGGCGATTCCTTG GTGACGTCCCACCTGTCAGTGACGGTCTACGTGGAAGACATAAACGATCATGCTCCGCAGTTTGTCGATGCGCCTTATCACGTAACCGTGGACGAGCTTACTCCAGTTG GCGTGACGATATTTCGTGGGATTCACGCGGTCGACGGAGACAAGCCGAACACGCCGAACAGCGACGTGCACTACGCGATAGTGAAAGGCAACGAGCAGGGCAAATTTTCACTCGAATCCGGCCACAGAACCGCTCTCATACTCCGTAAACCGGTAGACTACGACAACGGTGACCGCGAGTTCACGTTGGTTATCGCGGCTACG GATCGAGGAGTGCCAGCTAGGAGTACCAACACGACCGTCAAAATCACGATATTGGACAACGATGATCTGGATCCCAAGTTCACCAGGGACGTGTACAAAGCAAAGATTTACGAGTTCTATCCGATGCCG GAATACCCGATCTTCAAACAGATCAACTTCTCCACACCGATACAAGCTACCGACTGCGACAGGAACATAAACATGTCCGTGCGGTATGACATAATATCTGGCAACGAACGCGGTTTCTTTCACTTGGACCCAAAGAACGCTACCCTGTTCCTCAAACGTCCGATCGATCTGGACGCCGAACGGAATCTACCATCCAACACTTTCATTCTACAAATTCATGCTTCCCAAGTGGACAACCCCCTGAAGACTGCGGGTGCTCGCGTCGAGGTGGAAGTTCTAGACCTAAACGACAATCTTCCCGAATTCGAGGTGGACCTGTATAATATCAGCATCGTAGAGAATCTGCCGAATGGCTTCAGTGTGTTGCAAGTGATCGCGCGTGACAAGGACCAAGACGAGAATGGACAGTTCGATTACGAACTTCGAGATCCGTCCGGTGCCTTCTCAGTCGACGCTAAATCCGGCTGGTTAACGGTGAAGGACCAGTCGGTTCTCGATCGAGAGAAGCGCGATCATCTGCGAATGAAGGTGGTGGCGATCGAGAGAAAACCTAGCGTGGTTTTACGCAACGGGTCGCGGAAAACGGATGGTTCTTCGGTGGACGTCGAGGTGACATTGCTCGACGCCAATGACAACAATCCGATCTTCGTGCCTGGCAATCTCTACGAGTTGGTTGCTAAAACGGACTATAAAGTGGGCACGGTGCTTGGCCAGGTGTACGCGGTCGACGACGACCTGGGACCCAATGGCATGGTAAGATACAGGTTGCAGAAACCGGGCAACTCGACGACTCGCACGCCACCGTTCATGGTGGATGAAATCACCGGTATGATTACGGTCGCCGAGAGTCCGATCCTCGAGGGAAGACACGCGATCTTCGTCGAGGCGGCGGATCAACCGGCGAATCCGAGCGAGAGGAGATTCTCCCTGGCTGTGGTTACCGTGGATGTTTTCAGATCGAACG GGCCGGAATCGCTCGAGCCGGACTTCGTAGGGGCTCCTTATGAATTTTGGGTCGGTGCCAATGTGGCAGTCGGTACTAGCGTCGGTCAGATACGTTTGAACGACGCCGTAAAGACCAACGACCTGATCTACGATCTTCTACACAGCTACGAGGAGGGTG TCCCGTTTGCCGTGGAGGAGCGTTCCGGAACGATCACCGTGGTCGAGGAGATCGAACGATTCGATAGATTGACCTACGACTTCGAAGCGATCGTGACAGACGAAAGAGATCTCATGTTGATTACTAACGTGTCCATCCACGTGGTAGACCCTAACGACGAACGAGGCATCTTTACGAA GGGAACGACCACCGCTCCTTTGGTGTTCCACGCGAAGGAGAACGTAGCTGGTGCGTACATCGGGCAAGTGCTTCCCCAGAATGGGACCGGCGCGGCCACTGCTGGCACTCGGTTCTTTATCGTCAATCAGCAGGATGTACCCGACATCTCGATCACGGAGGATGGCGCCCTGTACGCGCCCAAGGGTCTCGATCGCGAGACGAGGCAGAATTACAGCATCACCGTGATTGCAGAGAGTCCACGCGGCGTCGGTGTCTTTCAA GTCAGCGTGATCGTTCTCGACGAGAACGATCATGCGCCAGAATTCACAATGCCACTGTACGAGGGTCGAATTCTGGAGAACAGTCCGGCCGGAACAAAAGTGAACTTATCGATACCTATCGCGGCTACCGACAAAGACGAAGGCGTCAATCGGAACTTTGTCTTTAGTCTTCACGGCGAGGGAAGCGAACTGTTTAGAATTCATCCAACTACGGGTTTAGTGTACTTCGAAGGAATCGATGACCGCACGCTAGACAGGGAAGTGAAAGCAAACTATAGTTTCACGATCGTTGCTAAAGACAGTG GCGGTCTAACATCCGAAGCGCGGCTGAAGATAATAGTAACCGACGTGAACGACAATCCTCCGAGTTTCATCCGAATGATCGTGCTCCCCGATCAAGGTGTTCGCGTGTCGAACGAACCCGATACCGAGGCATCGTTCGAGGGGAACGACGTGCTCGATACGAGCGAGCTTGGTGCCGGAAATCAGCCACCGAACAGCCGTCGTTCGCCTCTTCTTCTCGTGCCAGAGAACGCGACCATCGGCGCGCCGATAATACGCCTGCTCGCGGAGGACAAGGACGAGGGAACAAACGCCGCGATAACGTACAGCCTGGGGAACGAGACGACTTCCGGAGACGATGTAAAGTCACGACGATTCGACACCACCAACCGTAGATACTTTCATTTGGATCCAAGGTCGGCCGAAATATCAGTAGCCAGAGGACTTCCAGCTGAGAAGAGCATTCGGTTGTTCGTTCTAGCCAAAGATTCTGGACGACTGTCTGACAATATCACCGTAAGGATCCACGTGGTAGACGTGAACGATCACGCGCCGATCTTTGACAAGTCTTGGTACACTTTCGACGTGCCGGAAGGAAGTTACGCTGGCTACGATTTGGGCACTGTTCGAGCCATTGATGCAGACTTTGGAGTCAACGCAAACGTCAGTTACGAAGCTGTCTCCGGTAATGAGAGCCTGGAGGATCCTGCGAACGTGTCTAGGATCTTTAACGTAGCTCCTTACGAGGGAATAATTAGAGTGACTGGAGTTTTGGACAGGGAGACTGCAGCTACTCATCGTCTCGTGGTCATGGCTCGTGACAATGGCTCTCCAAGATTAAGTTCTACCGTGGAGGTAGAAGTGAACGTGTTGGATGTCAATGACAATCCACCTATGTTCTACAATTATCACGAAATCGAGAAGAGTGAGAATGGAGATCTCGTACCGGTTTACCACGCATCGATCTTTGAAAACAGTCCCATTGGCAGTCAAGTGATCAAGGTATACGCTAATGATTCGGACTTTGCTGGAAATGGAAATGGGTTGATCCTGTTCGACTTGAGTCATCAAGGACAGCCTGAGAAGCAGTACTTTGCTATCGATAGCAAAGAAGGTGTCATCACGACGATTGCTAATCTGGATTACGAGACTCGAAAGAGTCACAGATTACTGGTCACTGCCAGTGACTTAGGGTCTCCGGTCAGTCTGACATCCACCGCAGTCGTGATCGTTACCGTGTTGAACGTGGACGACGACGAGGAAGATGCGGAGAACGAGGTGCAGAAAACACCCTCTTTTAGACATCGGTATTACGAAGTGGAAATCGAGGAGAACGTTCCGGTGCCGATTTTGGTCGCGCAATTGGATCTAGCCGATGGTCAGCAAAACGAACACACAAG ATACAGCATCGTCGCGGACGACACGAAGGCGCGAGAACACTTCTCGATCGACCCAAAGAACGGCTCGTTGTACCTGATGACAGACGTGGACAGAGAGGTGAACGATCGATACGAGGCGAAGGTCAGGGTCGACAGGGTGAAGATAGGTCGCGGGATGCCCGTGATGATTTACCCGGTTGTTGGCGAAAGATTGAATGGTCTAGCACCTAACGAGGCCAGGGTCGTTGTCAGGGTGAAGGATGTTAACGACAATGCGCCCAGATTCAAATCAAAGGGTCGACCCATCCTCGCCGCGATACCTACCACTGCCCATTATGGGTATGAGGTTGTCAAAGTGGAG GCAGAAGACCCGGACGAGGGAGCAAACGCCGAGATCCGGTATCAAATTCTCGGACGGGAGGACGCGCCACGATTTGCCATTGACCCACTGAGCGGTCAAGTACGATCCGTGGCGAGCTTTGGCCGTGACACTGGACGCGTTTTCGGCTTCGACGTGAAGGCCACCGACAGAAGGGGCGCCGAAAATGGTCGCAGCAGTATCGCCAATGTCTTT GTGTACGTGTTGGATGATCAGAAACAAGTCGTGATGGTTGTTGGTCGGAGACCCATTGATATCGAGCCGCAATTGGAGAACATCACCGC AATACTACAAAATGTGACTGGTTTGGACGTTCGAGTGAGGAAGCTAGAACCACACATCGAAAGAAATCTGATCGATACTACGTC caCCGATGTCTACCTTTATGCGATCGATCCTCATTTAAACGTCATGATAGATATGGATACACTGCACGA CGTGTTCAACACAAAGAAAACGGAGATCAAGCGCGAGTTGGACGAGTACGACGTCCTGGACATTGCCGGAAGCTCTCCGCGTCGGGGTAATCATCGTTACCTACTATCTACCCTGGAAGTGGGTGCGGTAGTGCTTGGCTGTGTCGTCTTTGTCGGTGCCCTCGTTACTGCACTCTGCGTTACATGCGTTCGCAGAAATAAACG TCGCAGACGTCGAGAGAAAGCGATGTTCTCGACCACCAGTCCGATTGGATTCGCTTTGGCAGATCCGGCAGCCACGCTACAGAAGCCGCCTTTGTTCCCGACCTTCGTCGATGGCCTTCATTACGACCCTGAACCGTTCTGCACCGACATGCCGAGGCGACAGAGCATCTGTGAGCACGGAGCCAATTGTGCCCGCTTCCACGC GATGGGCGGTTGTAGTAAGCAC